A genomic stretch from Juglans microcarpa x Juglans regia isolate MS1-56 chromosome 3S, Jm3101_v1.0, whole genome shotgun sequence includes:
- the LOC121257355 gene encoding chlorophyll a-b binding protein, chloroplastic-like: protein MASACASSAIAAVAISSPSSQKTGSALGATKACFLGGRKLRVRNNTAPRGTRSLSVCAAAADPDRPLWFPGSTPPPWLDGSLPGDFGFDPLGLSSDPESLRWNVQSELVHCRWAMLGAAGIFIPELLTKIGILNTPSWYTAGELEYFTDTTTLFIIELILIGWAEGRRWADIIKPGSVNTDPIFPNNKLTGTDVGYPGGLWFDPLGWGTGSPEKIKELRTKEIKNGRLAMLAVMGAWFQHIYTGTGPIDNLFAHLADPGHATVFAAFTPK from the exons ATGGCTTCTGCTTGTGCTTCCTCTGCCATTGCAGCTGTCGCCATCTCTTCCCCCAG TTCCCAAAAGACTGGATCAGCATTGGGTGCAACAAAAGCTTGTTTCCTTGGTGGGAGGAAATTAAGAGTGAGAAACAATACGGCACCCAGAGGAACACGATCACTCTCGGTGTGTGCTGCTGCTGCTGACCCTGATAGGCCTCTCTGGTTCCCAGGCAGCACCCCTCCTCCATGGCTCGACGGCAGCCTCCCTGGAGACTTTGGTTTTGATCCTCTGGGTCTTT CATCCGATCCCGAGAGCCTAAGATGGAACGTACAATCCGAGCTTGTGCACTGCAGATGGGCAATGTTAGGCGCTGCGGGTATTTTTATTCCAGAGTTGCTAACAAAGATTGGCATCCTGAACACCCCATCTTGGTACACTGCTGGAGAGCTGGAATACTTCACTGACACAACCACTCTCTTCATCATCGAGCTGATCTTGATCGGCTGGGCCGAGGGAAGACGCTGGGCAGACATCATCAAGCCAGGGTCTGTAAACACAGACCCCATCTTTCCAAACAACAAGCTCACAGGGACAGACGTTGGCTATCCTGGAGGACTTTGGTTCGACCCACTTGGGTGGGGAACCGGTTCTCCTGAGAAGATCAAGGAGTTAAGGACAAAAGAAATCAAGAACGGGAGGTTGGCAATGTTGGCTGTGATGGGTGCGTGGTTCCAACACATTTACACTGGCACAGGCCCCATTGACAACCTCTTTGCCCACCTTGCTGATCCTGGTCACGCCACTGTTTTTGCT GCTTTCACCCCCAAGTGA